The following are encoded together in the Coffea arabica cultivar ET-39 chromosome 1c, Coffea Arabica ET-39 HiFi, whole genome shotgun sequence genome:
- the LOC113741192 gene encoding G2/mitotic-specific cyclin S13-7-like isoform X1 — protein MASRAGLQEQQPRGVAAGKQKNLQPEGRNRRVLRDIGNLVPAPAVEGKPQIARPITRRYGAQLVVNGQKQAEKNNKVKPLGEAAVAQKKNKEKLKPEAVVVISSDDEEVNCKEQIPRYARKVGAVSAKKTAGKTYTSILTARSKAACALSRKPAEVIVDIDANDVNNELAAVEYVEDMYQFYKETEQEDGRVCDYIGAQPDISAKMRAILVDWLIEVHRKFELMPESLYLTVNIVDRFLSVKAVPRKELQLVGMGSMLIACKYEEIWAPEVNDFIAISDNAYVRDQLLFMEKAILGKLEWYLTVPTPYVFLARYIKASVPSDPEIENMVYFLAELGLVNYETTIHYCPSKLAASAVYAARCTFKKTPLWTETLKHYTGYSEDQIMDCAKLLVSFHSGAAENKLKASYRKYCNPDRGAVALYPAAKTLPPQEAS, from the exons ATGGCTTCAAGAGCTGGCCTTCAAGAGCAGCAACCCAGAG GGGTGGCAGCAGGAAAGCAGAAGAATTTACAACCAGAAGGAAGGAACCGCCGTGTGCTGAGAGATATCGGCAATCTTGTGCCAGCTCCTGCTGTAGAGGGGAAGCCCCAGATTGCTCGACCTATCACCAG GCGATATGGTGCACAGTTAGTGGTTAATGGACAAAAGCAAGCAGAGAAGAACAACAAGGTG AAACCACTTGGGGAAGCAGCTGTAGCTCAGAAGAAAAACAAGGAGAAGCTGAAACCTGAAGCAGTAGTGGTTATCAGCTCTGATGATGAAGAAGTTAACTGCAAAGAGCAAATTCCCCGGTATGCAAGGAAGGTGGGAGCAGTGTCTGCAAAGAAGACTGCAGGAAAGACTTATACTTCAATTCTCACAGCTCGAAGCAAG GCTGCTTGTGCACTTTCAAGAAAACCAGCGGAGGTGATAGTAGACATTGATGCAAATGACGTAAATAATGAATTGGCAGCAGTTGAGTATGTTGAGGATATGTACCAGTTCTACAAAGAAACAGAG CAGGAGGATGGAAGAGTTTGTGACTACATAGGTGCACAGCCTGATATCAGTGCTAAAATGAGGGCTATTCTTGTGGATTGGTTGATAGAAGTTCACAGGAAATTTGAACTGATGCCAGAGAGTCTCTATCTGACAGTCAATATAGTCGACCGGTTTCTCTCAGTGAAGGCTGTTCCAAGAAAGGAGCTTCAGTTGGTTGGCATGGGTTCAATGCTTATTGCATGCAAGTATGAAGAAATTTGGGCGCCAGAG GTCAATGATTTCATTGCTATATCAGACAATGCTTATGTGAGAGACCAGCTGCTTTTCATGGAGAAAGCAATTCTTGGAAAGCTCGAGTGGTATTTGACAGTTCCAACACCATACGTGTTTCTGGCTCGGTACATAAAGGCTTCTGTTCCATCTGACCCTGAG ATTGAGAATATGGTCTATTTCCTTGCTGAACTTGGCTTGGTGAACTATGAAACCACCATACACTACTGCCCATCAAAGCTTGCAGCCTCTGCAGTTTATGCTGCACGCTGCACTTTCAAGAAGACACCCTTATGGACTGAGACTTTAAAGCACTACACTGGCTACTCTGAAGATCAGATAAT GGACTGCGCAAAGCTCTTGGTCAGCTTCCACTCAGGTGCAGCAGAAAACAAGCTCAAGGCATCTTACAGGAAGTATTGCAATCCAGATAGAGGGGCTGTTGCTCTGTACCCCGCAGCAAAAACTCTACCCCCACAAGAAGCATCTTGA
- the LOC113741192 gene encoding G2/mitotic-specific cyclin S13-7-like isoform X3 — protein MASRAGLQEQQPRGVAAGKQKNLQPEGRNRRVLRDIGNLVPAPAVEGKPQIARPITRRYGAQLVVNGQKQAEKNNKKPLGEAAVAQKKNKEKLKPEAVVVISSDDEEVNCKEQIPRYARKVGAVSAKKTAGKTYTSILTARSKAACALSRKPAEVIVDIDANDVNNELAAVEYVEDMYQFYKETEQEDGRVCDYIGAQPDISAKMRAILVDWLIEVHRKFELMPESLYLTVNIVDRFLSVKAVPRKELQLVGMGSMLIACKYEEIWAPEVNDFIAISDNAYVRDQLLFMEKAILGKLEWYLTVPTPYVFLARYIKASVPSDPEIENMVYFLAELGLVNYETTIHYCPSKLAASAVYAARCTFKKTPLWTETLKHYTGYSEDQIMDCAKLLVSFHSGAAENKLKASYRKYCNPDRGAVALYPAAKTLPPQEAS, from the exons ATGGCTTCAAGAGCTGGCCTTCAAGAGCAGCAACCCAGAG GGGTGGCAGCAGGAAAGCAGAAGAATTTACAACCAGAAGGAAGGAACCGCCGTGTGCTGAGAGATATCGGCAATCTTGTGCCAGCTCCTGCTGTAGAGGGGAAGCCCCAGATTGCTCGACCTATCACCAG GCGATATGGTGCACAGTTAGTGGTTAATGGACAAAAGCAAGCAGAGAAGAACAACAAG AAACCACTTGGGGAAGCAGCTGTAGCTCAGAAGAAAAACAAGGAGAAGCTGAAACCTGAAGCAGTAGTGGTTATCAGCTCTGATGATGAAGAAGTTAACTGCAAAGAGCAAATTCCCCGGTATGCAAGGAAGGTGGGAGCAGTGTCTGCAAAGAAGACTGCAGGAAAGACTTATACTTCAATTCTCACAGCTCGAAGCAAG GCTGCTTGTGCACTTTCAAGAAAACCAGCGGAGGTGATAGTAGACATTGATGCAAATGACGTAAATAATGAATTGGCAGCAGTTGAGTATGTTGAGGATATGTACCAGTTCTACAAAGAAACAGAG CAGGAGGATGGAAGAGTTTGTGACTACATAGGTGCACAGCCTGATATCAGTGCTAAAATGAGGGCTATTCTTGTGGATTGGTTGATAGAAGTTCACAGGAAATTTGAACTGATGCCAGAGAGTCTCTATCTGACAGTCAATATAGTCGACCGGTTTCTCTCAGTGAAGGCTGTTCCAAGAAAGGAGCTTCAGTTGGTTGGCATGGGTTCAATGCTTATTGCATGCAAGTATGAAGAAATTTGGGCGCCAGAG GTCAATGATTTCATTGCTATATCAGACAATGCTTATGTGAGAGACCAGCTGCTTTTCATGGAGAAAGCAATTCTTGGAAAGCTCGAGTGGTATTTGACAGTTCCAACACCATACGTGTTTCTGGCTCGGTACATAAAGGCTTCTGTTCCATCTGACCCTGAG ATTGAGAATATGGTCTATTTCCTTGCTGAACTTGGCTTGGTGAACTATGAAACCACCATACACTACTGCCCATCAAAGCTTGCAGCCTCTGCAGTTTATGCTGCACGCTGCACTTTCAAGAAGACACCCTTATGGACTGAGACTTTAAAGCACTACACTGGCTACTCTGAAGATCAGATAAT GGACTGCGCAAAGCTCTTGGTCAGCTTCCACTCAGGTGCAGCAGAAAACAAGCTCAAGGCATCTTACAGGAAGTATTGCAATCCAGATAGAGGGGCTGTTGCTCTGTACCCCGCAGCAAAAACTCTACCCCCACAAGAAGCATCTTGA
- the LOC113741192 gene encoding G2/mitotic-specific cyclin S13-7-like isoform X2, which produces MASRAGLQEQQPRGVAAGKQKNLQPEGRNRRVLRDIGNLVPAPAVEGKPQIARPITRRYGAQLVVNGQKQAEKNNKVKPLGEAAVAQKKNKEKLKPEAVVVISSDDEEVNCKEQIPRYARKVGAVSAKKTAGKTYTSILTARSKAACALSRKPAEVIVDIDANDVNNELAAVEYVEDMYQFYKETEEDGRVCDYIGAQPDISAKMRAILVDWLIEVHRKFELMPESLYLTVNIVDRFLSVKAVPRKELQLVGMGSMLIACKYEEIWAPEVNDFIAISDNAYVRDQLLFMEKAILGKLEWYLTVPTPYVFLARYIKASVPSDPEIENMVYFLAELGLVNYETTIHYCPSKLAASAVYAARCTFKKTPLWTETLKHYTGYSEDQIMDCAKLLVSFHSGAAENKLKASYRKYCNPDRGAVALYPAAKTLPPQEAS; this is translated from the exons ATGGCTTCAAGAGCTGGCCTTCAAGAGCAGCAACCCAGAG GGGTGGCAGCAGGAAAGCAGAAGAATTTACAACCAGAAGGAAGGAACCGCCGTGTGCTGAGAGATATCGGCAATCTTGTGCCAGCTCCTGCTGTAGAGGGGAAGCCCCAGATTGCTCGACCTATCACCAG GCGATATGGTGCACAGTTAGTGGTTAATGGACAAAAGCAAGCAGAGAAGAACAACAAGGTG AAACCACTTGGGGAAGCAGCTGTAGCTCAGAAGAAAAACAAGGAGAAGCTGAAACCTGAAGCAGTAGTGGTTATCAGCTCTGATGATGAAGAAGTTAACTGCAAAGAGCAAATTCCCCGGTATGCAAGGAAGGTGGGAGCAGTGTCTGCAAAGAAGACTGCAGGAAAGACTTATACTTCAATTCTCACAGCTCGAAGCAAG GCTGCTTGTGCACTTTCAAGAAAACCAGCGGAGGTGATAGTAGACATTGATGCAAATGACGTAAATAATGAATTGGCAGCAGTTGAGTATGTTGAGGATATGTACCAGTTCTACAAAGAAACAGAG GAGGATGGAAGAGTTTGTGACTACATAGGTGCACAGCCTGATATCAGTGCTAAAATGAGGGCTATTCTTGTGGATTGGTTGATAGAAGTTCACAGGAAATTTGAACTGATGCCAGAGAGTCTCTATCTGACAGTCAATATAGTCGACCGGTTTCTCTCAGTGAAGGCTGTTCCAAGAAAGGAGCTTCAGTTGGTTGGCATGGGTTCAATGCTTATTGCATGCAAGTATGAAGAAATTTGGGCGCCAGAG GTCAATGATTTCATTGCTATATCAGACAATGCTTATGTGAGAGACCAGCTGCTTTTCATGGAGAAAGCAATTCTTGGAAAGCTCGAGTGGTATTTGACAGTTCCAACACCATACGTGTTTCTGGCTCGGTACATAAAGGCTTCTGTTCCATCTGACCCTGAG ATTGAGAATATGGTCTATTTCCTTGCTGAACTTGGCTTGGTGAACTATGAAACCACCATACACTACTGCCCATCAAAGCTTGCAGCCTCTGCAGTTTATGCTGCACGCTGCACTTTCAAGAAGACACCCTTATGGACTGAGACTTTAAAGCACTACACTGGCTACTCTGAAGATCAGATAAT GGACTGCGCAAAGCTCTTGGTCAGCTTCCACTCAGGTGCAGCAGAAAACAAGCTCAAGGCATCTTACAGGAAGTATTGCAATCCAGATAGAGGGGCTGTTGCTCTGTACCCCGCAGCAAAAACTCTACCCCCACAAGAAGCATCTTGA
- the LOC113741192 gene encoding G2/mitotic-specific cyclin S13-7-like isoform X4, with protein sequence MASRAGLQEQQPRGVAAGKQKNLQPEGRNRRVLRDIGNLVPAPAVEGKPQIARPITRRYGAQLVVNGQKQAEKNNKKPLGEAAVAQKKNKEKLKPEAVVVISSDDEEVNCKEQIPRYARKVGAVSAKKTAGKTYTSILTARSKAACALSRKPAEVIVDIDANDVNNELAAVEYVEDMYQFYKETEEDGRVCDYIGAQPDISAKMRAILVDWLIEVHRKFELMPESLYLTVNIVDRFLSVKAVPRKELQLVGMGSMLIACKYEEIWAPEVNDFIAISDNAYVRDQLLFMEKAILGKLEWYLTVPTPYVFLARYIKASVPSDPEIENMVYFLAELGLVNYETTIHYCPSKLAASAVYAARCTFKKTPLWTETLKHYTGYSEDQIMDCAKLLVSFHSGAAENKLKASYRKYCNPDRGAVALYPAAKTLPPQEAS encoded by the exons ATGGCTTCAAGAGCTGGCCTTCAAGAGCAGCAACCCAGAG GGGTGGCAGCAGGAAAGCAGAAGAATTTACAACCAGAAGGAAGGAACCGCCGTGTGCTGAGAGATATCGGCAATCTTGTGCCAGCTCCTGCTGTAGAGGGGAAGCCCCAGATTGCTCGACCTATCACCAG GCGATATGGTGCACAGTTAGTGGTTAATGGACAAAAGCAAGCAGAGAAGAACAACAAG AAACCACTTGGGGAAGCAGCTGTAGCTCAGAAGAAAAACAAGGAGAAGCTGAAACCTGAAGCAGTAGTGGTTATCAGCTCTGATGATGAAGAAGTTAACTGCAAAGAGCAAATTCCCCGGTATGCAAGGAAGGTGGGAGCAGTGTCTGCAAAGAAGACTGCAGGAAAGACTTATACTTCAATTCTCACAGCTCGAAGCAAG GCTGCTTGTGCACTTTCAAGAAAACCAGCGGAGGTGATAGTAGACATTGATGCAAATGACGTAAATAATGAATTGGCAGCAGTTGAGTATGTTGAGGATATGTACCAGTTCTACAAAGAAACAGAG GAGGATGGAAGAGTTTGTGACTACATAGGTGCACAGCCTGATATCAGTGCTAAAATGAGGGCTATTCTTGTGGATTGGTTGATAGAAGTTCACAGGAAATTTGAACTGATGCCAGAGAGTCTCTATCTGACAGTCAATATAGTCGACCGGTTTCTCTCAGTGAAGGCTGTTCCAAGAAAGGAGCTTCAGTTGGTTGGCATGGGTTCAATGCTTATTGCATGCAAGTATGAAGAAATTTGGGCGCCAGAG GTCAATGATTTCATTGCTATATCAGACAATGCTTATGTGAGAGACCAGCTGCTTTTCATGGAGAAAGCAATTCTTGGAAAGCTCGAGTGGTATTTGACAGTTCCAACACCATACGTGTTTCTGGCTCGGTACATAAAGGCTTCTGTTCCATCTGACCCTGAG ATTGAGAATATGGTCTATTTCCTTGCTGAACTTGGCTTGGTGAACTATGAAACCACCATACACTACTGCCCATCAAAGCTTGCAGCCTCTGCAGTTTATGCTGCACGCTGCACTTTCAAGAAGACACCCTTATGGACTGAGACTTTAAAGCACTACACTGGCTACTCTGAAGATCAGATAAT GGACTGCGCAAAGCTCTTGGTCAGCTTCCACTCAGGTGCAGCAGAAAACAAGCTCAAGGCATCTTACAGGAAGTATTGCAATCCAGATAGAGGGGCTGTTGCTCTGTACCCCGCAGCAAAAACTCTACCCCCACAAGAAGCATCTTGA